A stretch of DNA from Salvelinus sp. IW2-2015 linkage group LG20, ASM291031v2, whole genome shotgun sequence:
GATTATGCACAAGTAGTGTCAGGAGCCATGTCAACCATTACGTGTCAGCGCTTACAAAGACAGTACTTCCCACGACTTGAAGACCCCAATGTCTTCATACTCACCTTTCACTGACCAGCAGCACTGCTGGCATTAGCTGGTGGATGAAACAACATTATAYTCCAGCACCAAAGGCATTATGATGTAACAATATAACAACAGTACTAAAGAAACGTGAGATTATTTATTTCAATGAACAGATTTAATTGGTCACCTTTGGGTTATAGCCTACCGTGTAATGTTATGAAATGTAGACAATAAAAACATCTACTGTAGGCTACTagtctgtccgcaataggctgagagaggctggactgagggcttctaggccttttgtaaggcaggtcctcaccagacatcacYggcaacaacgtcgtctatgggcacaaacccaccgtcgctggaccagacaggactggcagaaagtgctcttcactgacgagtcgcggttttgtctcaccaggggtgatggtcggattcgcgtttatatgagctaaattcccaatctggcgcCTCAACCATGACACGGTCAACCACCGCCATGCCAGCCATGCATAAATTAGGATGGTTACCCAAGGTATCAAATACAGGCTTCATGAAGTAGTCCTGTCGTCAACTATGTGTCTATGGCATTTCAATAACCCCAAGCAACACAACAGGCCTAGCTCTGGCATTCGCCCAACATGTAACTATTCCCGCACACGCGTCAGTGTCTTTGTCTAAGTGAGTGGGTGGCTTTTAATTGAAAACCAAACAGGTTACCAAACAGGACGAGATCTCAAAAAATAAGAAATTGGATAATTGAACTCCGGGCGCTGCCTTATTAGTATGCTATTTCGAGAACGTCGGTTCTCAAGTCCTTTACCTGGGTAACATTAACGGGTTAAacactaaaaaataaaaaaataaactgacaACTGGCTCCCAAATGAAAAACAACGTATCTTTTGCGAACCAGCAAGCCAAACTAAACACCCAGCCACCCAGCCCCCGCGCCCCCCCCGCAGCCTCCGACACATCAGAAGAAGCACCCAACCGCTAACCCAACCTCCAAGAACCTAACATGAACgagacacacaaaaccacaccccCTACACTATCTGGGCAACAGAGCGTTGTGTATGTGAGCCTGAACAAAAGTAGTAGAACTACATAGAAAATGACGCTCCACCGCTGCATTTGCATAAAGTATGTAGCAACCTTAACAGTCCAGGAATAGCATACAAAACACAAAGGGAGTTCAATTACCAATTTCTTATTTTTTGAGATCTCGTCCTGTATTGGTAACCTGTTTTGGGTTTTCATTAAAAGCCACCACTCACTGAAAGACTAGTGCTCCAACTGCCTTTTTTGCTTGTGGTTTTCCTAATGGACTGCGGCACTCTGGCTATTTACACTTTAACCCCATTTTGCATGCTGGGCATGGCGGTGTAGGGTTAAATTGGGCATAAGCAAAACAGGTGTGAAACTGGGTTGGTTATTATCtgcttataaactcagcaaaaaagaaacgctccctcactgtcaactgcgtttattttcagtaaacttaacatgtgtaaatatttgtatgaacataacaaaattcaacaactgagacgtaaactgaacaagtcccacaagatgtgactaacagaaatggaataaatgtgtccctgaacaaagggggggtcaaaatcaaaagtaacagtcagtatctggtgaccacagctgcattaagtactacagtgcagctcctcctcatggactgcaccaatttgccagttcttgctgtgagatgttaccccactcttcaccaaggcacctgcaagttcccggacatttctgggggaatggccctagcctcaccctccgatccaacaggtcctgatgtgctcaatgggattgagatgaggccggcatggcagaacactgacattcctgtcttgcaggaaatcacgcacagaagagcagtatggctggtggcattgtcatgtggtgggtcatgtcaggatgagcttgcaggaagggtaccacatgagggcgGAGGATGtctttccctgtaacgcacagcaatTGAGATTgccttgcaatgatcaacaagctCGCCCGATGAAGCTGTGACACCCCGCCAGAAAATGATGTGACGGCTTTCCATCTCCAAATCAAATCCCCGCTCCAGAGTAACAGGCTTCGGTTGTAAAGCTCATTCTTCGACGCAGGNNNNNNNNNNNNNNNNNNNNNNNNNTATTAACAATGGGTGATGAGGTAAAAGGGTTCAAATCTACTATAGGTCATGCTTTTTTGTTTCTTTATGCCAAGTTGTTGTTTTACTTTATGCAAATAGTTATTGATGAGCATGCATACAATGCCAAAACAACCGGGATGATTATGTGGGCCTAACTGTTAAGTAACTAAGGAGTTTGTAAACTTCCATTTAGCTAAAGAGTTTTGTTAATGTATCTGTTTTTCAGGACAAAGATGCGACGACACAAGGTCTTTCTCTTCGGCGCATTGGCCTTGTGTGTCCTCTCCCTGCTGCAATACTGCAAGGCCCTCCACCACATGCTTATGCTGAGAGAGCTGTATACCTCCTCCGTCAACCTCGAGGCCCTGGGCTTCCTCTGGAGAGGGAATGTTCGCTCAGACACGGGCCTGTGGGAACCAGGGGATGACCGGGAGGACCAAGGGAATGCGGAGGTGGAGAGACGGATTGGGCATGGTGGTGAGGTGAGGGGGCGGATGACACGACTTTCCCTATACATTGTTTTGGGTCTATATGACATTGTCATTGATATGTTTGATTTTCCTCCTATTGTTCTCCCACTCAGGACCCATGGCGCAAGGAGCAGCCTGACTCAGGGAATGTAAACAGAATGACGGTCACTCTCCCAGACCCCAAAGGACCATGGGGGGAACTTCACAAACGGAGCTTCCATCTTCGCGATGACCCCACCCCATTCTTTGCGCRCACCAAGTCTGGAGCATAYTGCTTCAGAGARGGGACGGAAATGGCTTYTYTCAAAGACSAYTYAGGACAAARGGYCCARGMASCMSGAGAGGGCCAGCGTAAGATCCTGCATGCACASCAAGAGGAACCCAAKTCAGCCCASGRGAAAWMMGCCYGGGGGAAAAGGCTGGKGAAGTGTATGTGTCGCCMAGGCTGGCACGGCCCTCACTGTGGCATCCCCACCATGGTGCAACACTCCAACCTGCCCACTAAGGGAAGTCTGATGCCCAGGATGGTTCCACGGAGGGTCATCAACGCCATTAACATCAACCACGAGTTTGACCTCCTCCACGCCCGCTTTCACGAGCTGGCCGACACTGTCGACCTCTTCCTGGTGTGTGAGTCAAACTTCACGGCCTATGGAAAWTCCAAGCAGCTGCACTTCCTGCGCCTCCTGCTTAACGGGACCTACAACTATATGCGCCACAAGATCCTCTACGTCTTCCTTGATCACTTCCCTAAAGGTGGCCAGCAGAACGGGTGGATCGCTGACGACTACCTGCGGACGTTTTTAAGCTATGACGGGATGTCCAGGGTACAAGGTGCCAGGCCGGATGATGTCTTCCTTATCAACGACGCAGATGAGATCCCGGCTCGCGAGGGCATCCTCTTCCTCAAACTCTACAATGGCTGGACGGAACCTGTGTCCATCCACATGAGAAAGTCCCTTTATGGTTTCTTCTGGAGGCAGCCCGGGACACTGGAAGTCCACTCCGCCTGCACTGTTGCCATGCTTTTCGCCGTCTACAATGGAGACGGGATATCACTGAGGCGCAGGGACTACTTCTCCATGCCGGGTTTCCGGAACTATCAGAGGGAGAGTGGACACAT
This window harbors:
- the LOC111979930 gene encoding beta-1,4-mannosyl-glycoprotein 4-beta-N-acetylglucosaminyltransferase-like isoform X2 — encoded protein: MARLYRQGRTKMRRHKVFLFGALALCVLSLLQYCKALHHMLMLRELYTSSVNLEALGFLWRGNVRSDTGLWEPGDDREDQGNAEVERRIGHGGEDPWRKEQPDSGNVNRMTVTLPDPKGPWGELHKRSFHLRDDPTPFFAXTKSGAYCFREGTEMAXXKDXXGQXXQXXXEGQRKILHAXQEEPXSAXXKXAXGKRLXKCMCRXGWHGPHCGIPTMVQHSNLPTKGSLMPRMVPRRVINAININHEFDLLHARFHELADTVDLFLVCESNFTAYGXSKQLHFLRLLLNGTYNYMRHKILYVFLDHFPKGGQQNGWIADDYLRTFLSYDGMSRVQGARPDDVFLINDADEIPAREGILFLKLYNGWTEPVSIHMRKSLYGFFWRQPGTLEVHSACTVAMLFAVYNGDGISLRRRDYFSMPGFRNYQRESGHILVHWSIGSPVHYAGWHCSWCFRPXGISXKLISAQNGDFPRWGDYVEKRDLNYIKGLIRTGGWFDGSVGEYPPTDPKEPMYAPKYLLKNFPLYRYVLENPYA
- the LOC111979930 gene encoding beta-1,4-mannosyl-glycoprotein 4-beta-N-acetylglucosaminyltransferase-like isoform X1, with protein sequence MRMVICCTSTLGIRTHHGQKRTKMRRHKVFLFGALALCVLSLLQYCKALHHMLMLRELYTSSVNLEALGFLWRGNVRSDTGLWEPGDDREDQGNAEVERRIGHGGEDPWRKEQPDSGNVNRMTVTLPDPKGPWGELHKRSFHLRDDPTPFFAXTKSGAYCFREGTEMAXXKDXXGQXXQXXXEGQRKILHAXQEEPXSAXXKXAXGKRLXKCMCRXGWHGPHCGIPTMVQHSNLPTKGSLMPRMVPRRVINAININHEFDLLHARFHELADTVDLFLVCESNFTAYGXSKQLHFLRLLLNGTYNYMRHKILYVFLDHFPKGGQQNGWIADDYLRTFLSYDGMSRVQGARPDDVFLINDADEIPAREGILFLKLYNGWTEPVSIHMRKSLYGFFWRQPGTLEVHSACTVAMLFAVYNGDGISLRRRDYFSMPGFRNYQRESGHILVHWSIGSPVHYAGWHCSWCFRPXGISXKLISAQNGDFPRWGDYVEKRDLNYIKGLIRTGGWFDGSVGEYPPTDPKEPMYAPKYLLKNFPLYRYVLENPYA